GGAAAAACCTTCCTCCAACCTGGATAGACGTTCGCGGGCGGCAAACACCTCATCTTGCAGCGGCGATTCGTCGGCGATCGACGCCAGATCCGGGCCATCCGTTTCAAGATGCTGATCCAGCCGTCGCCGCTTCCGCATCGCATCGATGGACAGGTTGATGACTGTGCGAACAAGAAAACCCTGTTCATTATCAACCTGTTTCGTCCGCCGATATCGCGCCAGCCGGTCGAACGCGTCCTGGATCAGATCTTCCGAATCGGTGCCGCGCACCCCCCGGCGGCGCAGGACATGCTTGAGATGCCGGATCGTGTCGGGGAGTGAATGGCCCACTGCGCGCCCCACTCGGGGCCGAATATTGCACTTTGATGTCAAACAGCGTCACAAGGCCGAGATTGCGGGCGCTATGTGGGCAATCAACGGCCCGCCTCAGCCCATGCCGCCATTGCCTCCAGCACGGGACGGAGGCTGCGCCCCTTTTCCGTTAGCGAATAATCCACCCGCGGCGGAATTTCGCCGTAATCGCGGCGTGAGAGCAGGCCGTCGCTCTCCATTTCCTTCAGGGTTTTCGACAGCGTGCGGTGCGTTACCCCGCCCAGCCGGCGTTGCAATGCATTGAAGCGCAGCGGCCCGTCCATCAGCCAGTAAATGACCATCGGCCGCCACTTGCCCGAAAGGAATTCCAGCGTCCGCTCTGCCGGGCAATGCCAGCCGTCGTGCGGCGATTCATCGTGTGCCATTACAGTATCCGATAGGACCGTACTTGTTGAAATGCTCCCTCAGATCTATGTCACCTTCGATACCAAGGCAATGCCCCGGGGCGGGGCAGACGAATACGCCCCCTAGAAAGGTCCGCGAGATGAAGACACTCGACACCATCCTGCGCAACGACAGCGCCCACTGGGTCGGCGACGGTTTTCCCGTGCGCTCGTTGTTCAGCTATCACGGCGACACTGACGCTATCAGTCCGTTTCTGCTGTTCGATTATGCCGGGCCGTGGAATTTCGATCCGGTCAAGGGCAACCCGCGCGGCGTGGGGCAGCATCCGCACAAGGGGTTCGAGACGGTCACCATCGTCTATGACGGCGAAGTCAGCCACCGCGATTCCACCGGCGGCGGCGGCACCATCGGCGCGGGTGAGGTGCAGTGGATGACGGCCGGTTCCGGCGTTTTGCACGAGGAGTTCCACTCCCCCGGCTATTCAAAGACGGGCGGGCCGTTCCGCATGGTGCAGCTGTGGGTCAACCTGCCTGCGCAGGACAAGCTGACACCGGCGCGGTATCAGGCGATCACGCGCGACATAATCCCCGAAGTCGCCTTCGACGGTGGCCGCGCGCGGATTATCGCCGGCGCGTTCGACGGGGCCAAAGGCCCTGCCGACACGTTCACGCCGATCAACCTGTGGGACGTACGGCTCGATGCCGGCGCTACGGCCACCCTGCCCCTGCCCGATGGCCATACGTCGATGGTCGCGGTTCTTTCCGGCCACGTCACGATCGACGGGCAGAATGTCGGCGAAGCCGAGATCGCCCGCCTGTCGCGCGCCGGAGAAGGCGTGACCCTGACGGCCGACGGTGACAGCATGGTCCTGATCATGACGGGCGAGCCGATCGGCGAGCCGGTCGTCGGCCACGGCCCCTTCGTGATGAACACCGAAGGCGAAATCCGTGAAGCCATCGCGGATTTCAACGCTGGCAAGTTCGGCGCACTGGCGCCGGCCTGAACGACGCGCTGCCCGGAATGGAGTGATCCTTCCGGGCAGCGTATCGACGATCTTACTCGAACGGCAATGTCACCTGCGCTCTGTGCCGGCCATCGACGTGGGTGTTCAGTACGCGCGCCTTGAAGCCCAGGGCTTCATCGGGTTGTCGGAACATGACGACCGTCTTCGCGCTGTTTGCATCGACGGTGATGATATCCGGCTGATTGAAAGGCGTCAGTCGCGGGTCGATTTCCAGCGTGAACGGCATCGAACTGCCATTTTCGATCTTCACCGGATATTGCATGACATGCCATCCGCGCGACGGCGGCATCAGGGAAACGGTCAGCGCGCCTTCGATAATCCTGGTCACCGGCCCCGACCGGCCGATCAAGGTATTGCTATACAAGGCAACCGTCTGCCTCGCTTCCACCGCTTCTTTCATCGCAGTGTCGCCCAAGTCCTGAGCGAGGACCAGCGTAACGGTGCGGTGGCTGCCCTCCCTCCACCTGGCAGGGCCGTGGATATCGGACCCGCCGATAATGGCCAGATCGTACTTCATCGCCGTGTCTATCGCGTCGTAGAATATCCCGCCCCCATTGGCGACTTCGATCCCGCCGATGAGTTTCTTGTCGAGCATTTCGCGATGGATTTTCCGGGGGGCCATGCTCCCTGCATTCTGGCCTGGTGCGTAAGGATGATTCCAGAAGCAGAAGGCGCCCTGCCTGTTCGCTTCCGCCAACGAGTTCACCGTTTCGACATAGCTCGCAGCATCCGTATCTGTCAGGACGGCAGGATCGTCTTCGCGCTGGGGAACATGCAGCCGGTTGTTGTCGGTCGTGTAGATGCAGTTGAAATGGCCGAAACCCCGCGTGATTTCGGCTCCGCGAATGACATTCACCCGTTCCTGCCCGTCCCGAAGAACGCGTGATTCCGAATAGTCCCTGGCAATCGCATGCGCCTGGTTCTTGTCGACCAGGCCATCGATCTTCGCCAGATACTTCTTCTGCACGGTCAGTTCGATATGTTCGGTCAGGGAGATAGCCGAGAGGCCTTCCGACATGGCCTCCGTCACTCGAATGTTCGGCCAAACCGTGCCGTCCGAAAATACCGTGTGGATGTGAAAATCCACCGCCAGAACCTTGCGCCCATCGGGCGTGTCGGGGAAGCTGAACGTCTCGGCCACGGCTGGGTGAGCTGCACCGGCGAGAACGACGGCGCAAAGCACCGAACGCAAGAGCTTCATGGGGTCTTCCTTGAATTTGGGCATTCTGAAGTCGCAATAGCCTGCAACGTCTCCCGCACAGGGCGATCGACGTTGCAGGCATTCCGAATTGTCAGAACTTCGTATTTATACGCGCGAACAGATAGCGCCCGATCGTATCGTAGATACCGTTATTGACATTCTGATTGGCATGAAAATCGGGCATCTTCTCGTCGAAGATATTGTTTATGCCGAACGTCAGCTTGTAGGTTTCATCGATTTTGTAGCTGACGGACACATCGTGATACCAGGCAGCGCGAATGCTGTTGTCCTCGTAGAATTCATCGCTCAGCGTCGGGTCCGGGTTGAACACGGAAGATCCATGCACCCTGACGAACCAGCCGAAGGTGAAGTGATCGGTGTCGTAACCGACATTGAAACTGCCGCGGACACGCGGATCGGCGTATCCGGTTACCTCCCGTACGATGACCGAGTCCGTGCCCGGTGCAGCCTGCGTCGTCTTGTCGAGAAGATAGGTAACTTTCGCCCCGGCGTTGAACATGCCGCCGCCCAGGGGATGGCGAAATCTCATGCCGAAATCGATCCCTTCGGCGAACAGATTGGACGCGTTCATCACCTGACGGTTCAGTGATGTGATGCGGCGGGTAACCGGATCGCGCGTGATGGCATCGCAGAAACGATTTTCGATCGTCGGCAAGTCGACGCAGAACTTCGCAACCTGCCCCGCGCTCAATGTGGTAATCACGTCGTCGATATCGATCCGCCAGAAATCGACGGTCGCGTCGAAGCCAGGCAGGAAACGCGGCTGGAAAACTGCGCCGATCGTCAGACTGTTCGATGTTTCCGGCTGTACATCGGGATTGCCGCCACCGGTGTAGGACAAGGGATATCCCGTCTCCAGCCACGGGTCCTCGATGCCCAGCGCGGCGCAATTGGCACGGCGGTTCTGCGTCGTATCGATCACGTCCCTGTGGCAGGGTTCGGGCGCCGTGCTGAGGGCGAGAAAGACCGGGTTGTACAGTTCCTGGAAATTCGGCGCCCGCACGCTGCGCGAACGGACGGCGCGGAACGTCAGATCCTCGATCGGAGCCCACGTTGCCCCAACTTTCCAGGTGCTGGTACCGCCCGACCTGTCATAGTCGGAATAGCGATAGGCGCCTTCGACCTGTAGCCGCTGCGCGAACGGCAGGTCTTCGAGCACCGGCACGACCAGCTCTGCATAGCCCTCGGTAGCCGCCTGCGATGCGTCGATGTCGAGCACGCGCCCGTAGGAGGCGAAGTGCGCAAGTTCATCGAGAGTTGCGAGCGGATCGTCGATCCTCTTGAGCGTATCCCTGCGATATTCGGCACCCAACGCCAGCGAAACGTCGCCATACGGCAGGGAAAAGGCCGACCCGACGATGCTGGCGCCGAAAATCGTCTGCGTGTTCACGATCGAACGTTCGCGCACCGCATACATCCAGTCGCGCTGCGCTTCGGTCGGTTCGTCGTATCCGAAGATGTTATAGGGCACGCAACCGGCCGCGCGGGCGGCCTCGTCGCGGCAGACCGGCGCGCCTGTCACCGGATCTGCAATGACATCGCGCGCGGCCACCAGCCGGGAAGCGCGGATGGCATTGGGGTACGTCGCGCGATTGCTGGTCTTGCCGTACTGACCGAAAATCTCCCAGTCGAAATCGCCGACCGTGCCCGTCAGGCCGCTGAAGATCGTATAGGCGTGCCGGTCGAAGTCGTGAATCTGCTGCCCCAGTTGAGGGCTTGCGCGCGCGATCGAAAGCTCGCTCAACCCGTTTTCGACCATGAAGTCGCGGATCGGATCGGGCAGATAGGGATTGTCGAGATAGGCCTTTGGCCCGCCGGCCCCGCCGAGGAAGATGTTGCGGCTGTCTTCCCGATAGTATTCGCCATGCAGCCTGGTCTTGGTGTGCCCGAAATCGAGACGGGCGTGATAATCGATCGTATCGGTCAGCGCGTATTCGAACTTGGCGATGGCGGCGAACTGTTCGAGCGGCGTACGCAGCGGAAGATCCTCGTGGAACGGAACGCCGTCCCCGCCGATCCCCGCATCCCCCACCGATGGCGTCCGGACCACGATGTCGTAATTGAGTTCCCTGACGGAACCGTTTTCGTACCCGTAGTGCTGGCCATCCACAAAGAAGGTAGGGAACGTGTTGAGGCCGATGAGGCCCCATTTGTCATAGGTTATCCGATCCGGAATCCCATCGTTCGGGCCTGTATTTTCCGGGTTGTTGGCAAAGATGATGAACTTGTCCCGCATGTGCTTGCGGTCGCCCAGCAGGACGATTTCGGAATCGACGTACGTCACCCCCAGGCTGATCGATCCGCGACCATCGTCAAGCGTCGTGCCGGCGACCGCGGAGAGGGACATCGTCCGCGCATCCCCGCGCGAGGAAATGCCTGTCTGGGCAGAAAGATCGATGCCGTCGATGCGCCGCTTGGTCACAACGTTGACGGCACCGCTGACGGCATCCGCGCCATAGATCGCTGCCGCGCCGCCGGTAATCACCTCGATCCGTTCGATCATACCGGCCGGGATCATGTTGAGATCGACGGCGGAGCTGGTGTGCGACCCGCTCACCCTGCGGCGCCCGTCGACCATCACCAGCGTCCGGTTGGTGCCCATGTTGCGCAAGTCGATCGAAGCCGTACCGCCATTGCCCCCGACGGTCCGATTGTTGGACCCCGGGCCGGTACCGGGGCCTACCGCGGGCTCACGGATCAGAGCGTCATAGGCGGTTACCAGACCGAACTGCTCGGCCTGCTCCATGCTGACGGCGCTGACCGGCATGGCCGATTCCAGCTCAGGACGCGGGATGCGCGATCCTGTGACGACGATCGCCGACGGCGGGCTTGTCGTTTCGGCCACGGTTTGCGCGGTGGCGACCGGGGCCGCCGGTTCGGTTCTTTGCGCCGGCCGTGCCGCATTGCTGCGCGCTGTCCCGCCACTGGCACCGGGAACGATGGCGACAATGTTGCCGCTTACTTTCATCTTCAACCCGGTCCCAGCGAGGAGATGGGACAGCGCCTCGCGTGTTTGGCGCGAGCCGGAAACGCCGCGCGTCGTCTTGCCACGGACCAGGTCGGGCGAGAAAACGATCTGCACGCCGGTAACGCGGGAGAACGTCGTCAATGCCGGGGCGAGATCGCCCGCCGGCACGGAAAAGGATCGCGTCGCGCTCAGATTGGCGGGCGCACCCTG
The nucleotide sequence above comes from Pelagerythrobacter marensis. Encoded proteins:
- a CDS encoding Sb-PDE family phosphodiesterase, translated to MKLLRSVLCAVVLAGAAHPAVAETFSFPDTPDGRKVLAVDFHIHTVFSDGTVWPNIRVTEAMSEGLSAISLTEHIELTVQKKYLAKIDGLVDKNQAHAIARDYSESRVLRDGQERVNVIRGAEITRGFGHFNCIYTTDNNRLHVPQREDDPAVLTDTDAASYVETVNSLAEANRQGAFCFWNHPYAPGQNAGSMAPRKIHREMLDKKLIGGIEVANGGGIFYDAIDTAMKYDLAIIGGSDIHGPARWREGSHRTVTLVLAQDLGDTAMKEAVEARQTVALYSNTLIGRSGPVTRIIEGALTVSLMPPSRGWHVMQYPVKIENGSSMPFTLEIDPRLTPFNQPDIITVDANSAKTVVMFRQPDEALGFKARVLNTHVDGRHRAQVTLPFE
- a CDS encoding TonB-dependent receptor, which translates into the protein MFRSSVQLSLLLLATTASGAIATAPAMAQGAPANLSATRSFSVPAGDLAPALTTFSRVTGVQIVFSPDLVRGKTTRGVSGSRQTREALSHLLAGTGLKMKVSGNIVAIVPGASGGTARSNAARPAQRTEPAAPVATAQTVAETTSPPSAIVVTGSRIPRPELESAMPVSAVSMEQAEQFGLVTAYDALIREPAVGPGTGPGSNNRTVGGNGGTASIDLRNMGTNRTLVMVDGRRRVSGSHTSSAVDLNMIPAGMIERIEVITGGAAAIYGADAVSGAVNVVTKRRIDGIDLSAQTGISSRGDARTMSLSAVAGTTLDDGRGSISLGVTYVDSEIVLLGDRKHMRDKFIIFANNPENTGPNDGIPDRITYDKWGLIGLNTFPTFFVDGQHYGYENGSVRELNYDIVVRTPSVGDAGIGGDGVPFHEDLPLRTPLEQFAAIAKFEYALTDTIDYHARLDFGHTKTRLHGEYYREDSRNIFLGGAGGPKAYLDNPYLPDPIRDFMVENGLSELSIARASPQLGQQIHDFDRHAYTIFSGLTGTVGDFDWEIFGQYGKTSNRATYPNAIRASRLVAARDVIADPVTGAPVCRDEAARAAGCVPYNIFGYDEPTEAQRDWMYAVRERSIVNTQTIFGASIVGSAFSLPYGDVSLALGAEYRRDTLKRIDDPLATLDELAHFASYGRVLDIDASQAATEGYAELVVPVLEDLPFAQRLQVEGAYRYSDYDRSGGTSTWKVGATWAPIEDLTFRAVRSRSVRAPNFQELYNPVFLALSTAPEPCHRDVIDTTQNRRANCAALGIEDPWLETGYPLSYTGGGNPDVQPETSNSLTIGAVFQPRFLPGFDATVDFWRIDIDDVITTLSAGQVAKFCVDLPTIENRFCDAITRDPVTRRITSLNRQVMNASNLFAEGIDFGMRFRHPLGGGMFNAGAKVTYLLDKTTQAAPGTDSVIVREVTGYADPRVRGSFNVGYDTDHFTFGWFVRVHGSSVFNPDPTLSDEFYEDNSIRAAWYHDVSVSYKIDETYKLTFGINNIFDEKMPDFHANQNVNNGIYDTIGRYLFARINTKF
- a CDS encoding pirin family protein, with amino-acid sequence MKTLDTILRNDSAHWVGDGFPVRSLFSYHGDTDAISPFLLFDYAGPWNFDPVKGNPRGVGQHPHKGFETVTIVYDGEVSHRDSTGGGGTIGAGEVQWMTAGSGVLHEEFHSPGYSKTGGPFRMVQLWVNLPAQDKLTPARYQAITRDIIPEVAFDGGRARIIAGAFDGAKGPADTFTPINLWDVRLDAGATATLPLPDGHTSMVAVLSGHVTIDGQNVGEAEIARLSRAGEGVTLTADGDSMVLIMTGEPIGEPVVGHGPFVMNTEGEIREAIADFNAGKFGALAPA
- a CDS encoding sigma-70 family RNA polymerase sigma factor, translating into MGRAVGHSLPDTIRHLKHVLRRRGVRGTDSEDLIQDAFDRLARYRRTKQVDNEQGFLVRTVINLSIDAMRKRRRLDQHLETDGPDLASIADESPLQDEVFAARERLSRLEEGFSALDPVTRAMLRARRVDGMAIAQIAARHGCSVSTVEKRLAKAVLFLTDWMEGW
- a CDS encoding winged helix-turn-helix transcriptional regulator, with translation MAHDESPHDGWHCPAERTLEFLSGKWRPMVIYWLMDGPLRFNALQRRLGGVTHRTLSKTLKEMESDGLLSRRDYGEIPPRVDYSLTEKGRSLRPVLEAMAAWAEAGR